A single genomic interval of Spirosoma linguale DSM 74 harbors:
- a CDS encoding cysteine synthase B (TIGRFAM: cysteine synthase B; cysteine synthase~PFAM: Pyridoxal-5'-phosphate-dependent protein beta subunit~KEGG: tcx:Tcr_1306 cysteine synthase B) — translation MATLLDLVGNTPLVELNRLNPNPNVTLYGKLEGNNPGGSVKDRAAVSMIQGALSRGELKPGMTLVEATSGNTGIALAMIARLYDIPIELVMPENSTRERVLTMEAFGAKVTLTETIESARDYADAQVQKGGFLMLNQFANPDNYLAHYRTTGPEIWRDTAGEITHFVSSMGTTGTIMGTSRFLKEQNPDVQIVGCQPTDGSSIPGIRKWPVEYLPKIFEPQRVDRIIEVSADEATHMTRKLANIEGVFAGMSSGGSVHAAVQLAQELESGVIVCIICDRGDRYLSSDLFG, via the coding sequence ATGGCAACCCTGCTTGATTTGGTCGGCAACACGCCTTTAGTTGAACTCAACCGACTGAATCCAAATCCCAACGTTACGTTATACGGCAAACTTGAAGGCAATAATCCAGGCGGCAGTGTTAAAGATCGAGCCGCCGTCAGCATGATCCAGGGCGCCCTCTCCCGGGGAGAGCTTAAACCCGGCATGACGCTCGTTGAAGCCACCAGCGGGAATACCGGTATTGCCCTGGCCATGATTGCCCGGCTCTACGACATCCCCATTGAGCTGGTCATGCCCGAGAACTCAACGCGCGAACGCGTGCTGACCATGGAGGCTTTCGGGGCTAAAGTCACCTTGACCGAAACGATTGAAAGTGCCCGCGATTACGCCGATGCTCAGGTTCAGAAAGGCGGCTTTCTGATGCTTAACCAGTTTGCCAACCCCGACAACTACCTGGCGCATTACCGGACAACAGGCCCCGAAATCTGGCGCGACACGGCCGGAGAAATCACGCACTTTGTTTCGTCGATGGGTACTACGGGCACCATCATGGGCACGTCGCGCTTTCTGAAAGAACAGAATCCCGATGTCCAGATTGTTGGTTGCCAGCCTACTGATGGCTCTTCAATACCGGGAATCCGGAAATGGCCGGTCGAATATCTGCCCAAAATTTTCGAACCGCAGCGCGTAGACCGAATCATAGAAGTTTCAGCCGATGAAGCGACCCACATGACCCGCAAACTGGCTAACATCGAAGGTGTCTTTGCGGGGATGAGCAGTGGCGGGTCTGTCCACGCGGCTGTTCAGCTGGCGCAGGAGCTCGAATCAGGCGTTATCGTCTGTATTATCTGCGACCGGGGCGACCGCTATCTTTCATCAGACCTGTTTGGTTAA
- a CDS encoding cell divisionFtsK/SpoIIIE (PFAM: cell divisionFtsK/SpoIIIE; DNA translocase ftsK gamma~KEGG: dol:Dole_2586 cell divisionFtsK/SpoIIIE): MAQPTTSPRQNTLRRPAEPRPRANRDGNPSPARSQSTSFNWGAALDRWLTDQRSTLTLGVLLMGLALGLMVAFMSYLLNGPADQSVVGAAFSEPLNESGSETRNWVGLVGAYVAHVFVFRWFGVGALAIPIIVFLAGYKMTFGSELLPLSRTTTGLLFASVWISLILGYIVLVTDSAETASVWCGGIGYEFNVALYSLFGWGNLAFIAFALFAFVIYFFDVRSIKLPTFSRPSSPKPNRRSSDPLQTYSESEEEPNEEDEQDVDDARETAPESIQPPLANTFANTPVAPPAREQETPLPEVIAQTTGVTLTIKNREAVADTPDSSEELSATPAPTFEPDPFEEDDLVALHGLYDPTIDLPQYQYPVNELLTDYPNSRKAQVSDDELTVNKEKIENTLRNFGIEIDSIQASIGPTVTLYEIIPAKGVRISKIKSLEDDIALSLSALGIRIIAPMPGMGTIGIEVPNKNREMVSMRSVITSDIFSSSKFDLPIVLGKTISNEIYVADLAKMPHLLMAGATGQGKSVGLNVLLTSLIYKKHPSQLKLVLVDPKKVELTLFNKLERHFLAKLPDSEEPIITDTKKVVNTLNSLCIEMDNRYNLLKDAGCRNLKEYNAKFIKRRLNPEKGHHFLPYIVLIIDELADLMMTAGKEVEQPIARLAQLARAIGIHLVVATQRPSVNVITGLIKANFPARLSFKVTSKIDSRTILDTGGAEQLVGMGDMLLSSNSDIIRLQCPFVDTNEIEDICEFVGNQRGYDDAYALPEFVGDEGGQGDDKDVDMTNRDPMFDEAARLIVIHQQGSTSLIQRKLKLGYNRAGRLVDQLEAARIVGPFEGSKARDVLVQDLQTLEEILKRLKGE, translated from the coding sequence ATGGCACAACCAACAACATCGCCCCGCCAGAATACACTCCGACGACCTGCTGAACCGCGTCCGCGCGCAAATCGCGATGGCAATCCGTCGCCGGCCCGTTCGCAAAGTACGTCGTTCAACTGGGGGGCGGCACTTGACCGATGGCTTACCGACCAGCGTTCGACCTTAACACTGGGGGTGTTATTGATGGGTCTGGCGCTCGGTTTGATGGTAGCATTCATGTCCTACCTGCTAAACGGCCCTGCCGACCAGAGTGTGGTGGGAGCCGCATTTTCCGAACCGCTGAACGAATCTGGCAGCGAAACCCGTAACTGGGTCGGTCTGGTGGGGGCGTATGTAGCGCATGTTTTCGTCTTCCGTTGGTTCGGAGTGGGGGCGCTGGCTATACCGATCATCGTTTTTCTGGCGGGTTACAAAATGACCTTCGGGAGTGAACTGCTGCCCCTGAGCCGGACAACAACGGGCCTGTTGTTTGCCTCCGTCTGGATCAGCCTCATACTGGGCTACATCGTACTCGTTACCGATTCTGCCGAAACGGCCAGCGTCTGGTGCGGTGGTATTGGGTACGAGTTCAACGTGGCGTTGTATAGCCTTTTTGGGTGGGGCAATCTGGCCTTTATTGCCTTTGCACTTTTTGCCTTTGTTATTTACTTCTTCGATGTAAGATCGATCAAGCTGCCAACCTTCTCCCGCCCATCGTCACCCAAGCCCAACCGGCGGTCGTCCGATCCTCTGCAAACGTATTCAGAGAGTGAAGAGGAACCCAACGAAGAAGACGAGCAGGATGTTGACGATGCACGGGAAACCGCACCCGAATCCATTCAGCCTCCACTGGCAAACACCTTTGCCAATACGCCGGTAGCGCCACCAGCCAGAGAGCAGGAAACGCCTTTGCCGGAGGTCATTGCTCAAACAACGGGGGTTACACTTACGATCAAAAACCGCGAAGCCGTAGCCGATACTCCCGATTCGTCGGAGGAGTTGAGTGCGACCCCCGCTCCTACCTTTGAGCCGGACCCATTCGAAGAAGACGATCTGGTTGCGCTTCATGGCTTGTACGACCCAACCATTGACTTACCCCAGTATCAATACCCGGTCAATGAGTTGCTGACAGACTATCCGAACAGCCGTAAAGCGCAGGTCTCGGACGATGAGCTGACGGTCAACAAAGAGAAGATCGAGAATACGCTCCGCAACTTCGGCATTGAAATTGACTCTATTCAGGCATCCATCGGACCAACGGTTACGCTGTACGAAATTATTCCGGCCAAAGGTGTGCGCATTTCCAAGATCAAAAGCCTGGAAGATGACATCGCACTGAGCCTCTCGGCACTGGGCATCCGGATTATTGCCCCCATGCCCGGTATGGGAACGATTGGTATTGAAGTACCGAACAAGAACCGGGAAATGGTTTCGATGCGGTCGGTTATTACCAGCGATATTTTCAGCAGCAGCAAGTTCGACCTGCCAATCGTACTCGGAAAAACCATTTCGAACGAAATCTACGTTGCCGACCTAGCCAAGATGCCGCACTTATTAATGGCCGGGGCCACCGGACAGGGTAAGTCGGTAGGGCTAAACGTGCTGCTAACGTCGCTCATCTACAAGAAGCACCCTTCGCAGCTTAAGCTGGTGCTAGTCGACCCGAAAAAAGTGGAGTTGACCCTGTTCAATAAGCTGGAACGACACTTCCTGGCCAAACTTCCTGATTCGGAAGAGCCGATCATTACCGACACCAAGAAGGTTGTCAATACGCTGAATTCGTTGTGTATCGAGATGGATAACCGCTACAACCTGCTCAAAGATGCCGGTTGCCGGAACCTCAAGGAATACAATGCAAAGTTTATAAAGCGTCGACTCAACCCCGAAAAAGGTCACCACTTCCTGCCTTACATTGTCCTGATTATCGACGAGCTGGCCGACCTTATGATGACGGCGGGCAAAGAGGTCGAGCAACCCATTGCCCGGCTGGCGCAGCTGGCGCGGGCTATTGGTATCCACCTGGTTGTCGCTACGCAGCGGCCATCTGTAAACGTTATTACCGGCCTTATAAAAGCCAACTTCCCGGCGCGTCTGTCGTTTAAGGTTACGTCGAAAATCGACTCCCGCACCATTCTGGATACGGGTGGTGCTGAGCAACTGGTGGGTATGGGTGATATGCTGCTGTCCTCCAACTCCGATATCATTCGGCTGCAATGTCCCTTTGTCGACACCAACGAGATTGAAGATATTTGTGAGTTCGTCGGCAATCAGCGGGGCTACGATGACGCGTATGCGCTACCGGAATTCGTTGGAGACGAGGGCGGTCAGGGAGACGATAAGGACGTAGACATGACCAACCGCGACCCGATGTTCGACGAAGCCGCCCGACTTATCGTTATTCATCAGCAGGGAAGCACCTCACTCATTCAGCGTAAGCTCAAACTCGGTTACAACCGCGCCGGCCGTTTGGTCGACCAGTTGGAAGCCGCCCGAATTGTGGGCCCGTTTGAGGGAAGCAAAGCCCGCGATGTGCTGGTACAGGATTTACAGACGCTGGAAGAGATACTAAAGCGACTGAAAGGTGAGTAA
- a CDS encoding dihydroorotate dehydrogenase (KEGG: cps:CPS_2800 dihydroorotate dehydrogenase~TIGRFAM: dihydroorotate dehydrogenase~PFAM: dihydroorotate oxidase), with protein MYKHIILPLLFRFDAETIHHTVTRFLKIALSIPGMSALFRSLYVVKDPRLARTVFGLTFPNPIGMAAGFDKNAELISELSDLGFGFVEIGTVTPRPQPGNPRPRLFRLKADGGLINRMGFNNKGAGPAAERLRHFARNRGGRQVIVGGNIGKNKDTANEQALSDYLICFRELFDAVDYFVVNVSSPNTPGLRDLQERGPLTQLLTALQQENRLRPAPKPILLKIAPDLTNGQLDDIIGIVAETGIAGVIATNTTISRDGLATDTATVTQMGAGGISGRPLRERATEVIRYLHQQSGGAFPIIGVGGIFSAEDAQEKLRAGASLVQVYTSFIYEGPALAKRINKALLNDL; from the coding sequence ATGTACAAGCATATTATTCTGCCCCTACTCTTCCGTTTCGACGCGGAAACCATTCACCATACCGTAACGCGATTTCTGAAAATAGCCCTGTCGATTCCCGGCATGTCGGCGCTTTTCCGTTCGCTCTACGTCGTTAAGGACCCACGCCTGGCCCGTACAGTTTTTGGTCTGACGTTTCCCAACCCGATAGGCATGGCCGCCGGATTCGACAAAAACGCAGAGCTGATCAGTGAGTTGAGCGATTTGGGCTTTGGTTTCGTTGAGATCGGTACGGTAACCCCCCGCCCTCAACCCGGTAACCCACGCCCACGCCTTTTCCGGTTAAAAGCCGATGGCGGCCTTATCAACCGAATGGGCTTTAACAACAAAGGGGCTGGCCCGGCGGCAGAACGACTCCGGCATTTTGCCAGGAATCGGGGCGGACGGCAGGTGATCGTTGGCGGAAACATCGGCAAGAATAAAGACACAGCTAACGAACAGGCACTGAGCGACTACCTGATCTGTTTCCGCGAACTGTTCGACGCGGTCGATTACTTTGTGGTTAATGTCAGTTCACCCAATACGCCGGGTTTGCGCGATTTGCAGGAACGCGGGCCCCTTACCCAACTCCTGACCGCCCTTCAGCAGGAAAATCGCCTGCGTCCGGCACCTAAGCCAATCCTGTTGAAAATCGCCCCTGACTTAACCAATGGCCAGTTAGACGACATCATTGGGATTGTTGCCGAAACAGGCATTGCGGGGGTTATTGCTACTAACACAACCATCAGCCGGGATGGCCTGGCAACCGACACAGCTACGGTTACCCAAATGGGCGCAGGTGGTATAAGTGGACGCCCTCTCCGCGAACGGGCTACTGAGGTTATTCGGTACCTTCATCAGCAATCGGGCGGAGCGTTTCCGATTATTGGCGTTGGAGGTATCTTCTCGGCCGAAGATGCACAGGAGAAGCTCCGCGCCGGTGCTAGTCTGGTGCAGGTTTACACGAGTTTTATTTACGAAGGGCCTGCCCTGGCTAAACGCATCAACAAGGCTTTGCTGAACGATTTGTAA